The following proteins are co-located in the Bacteroidota bacterium genome:
- a CDS encoding peptidase, with translation MAFANPRLPLHVLFVFIDGVGLGPESTAANPFSRLSLPAFNTLAGGQPWTAPLASQHNARHVVRPIDACLGVDGLPQSGTGQATLFTGVNCAEAAGRHFGPYPHSTSKPILASQNIFSGVQQLNPTLEEPAAFANAYPPPFFAHATRRNRWTVTTLSCIEAGIPIRKTDALQAGQALTAEIRNTAWRERLGIDVPAISEEEAARRLVRLAESHVFTLFEYYLTDKAGHSQSMDQATDILLILNAFFEGLIAHLNPENTLLVITSDHGNLEDLSTKSHTFNPVPLIAFGRGASHFNSATSLMDVTPTILETLQSENRT, from the coding sequence ATGGCTTTCGCAAATCCGCGCCTGCCCCTGCATGTCTTGTTTGTGTTTATTGATGGCGTAGGCCTGGGTCCCGAGTCCACCGCTGCCAACCCTTTCTCCAGGCTCAGCTTGCCTGCATTTAATACGCTGGCAGGCGGACAGCCCTGGACGGCTCCGCTTGCGTCACAACACAATGCGCGACATGTAGTCCGACCAATAGACGCTTGCCTTGGTGTTGACGGCTTACCTCAAAGTGGCACGGGACAAGCTACGCTCTTCACAGGTGTCAACTGTGCTGAAGCTGCGGGCCGGCACTTTGGCCCGTACCCGCATTCTACCTCCAAACCTATTCTGGCTTCTCAGAACATTTTTTCGGGTGTGCAGCAGCTCAACCCGACACTTGAGGAGCCAGCGGCATTTGCCAATGCCTATCCGCCTCCCTTTTTTGCCCATGCGACCAGGCGCAACAGATGGACTGTTACCACGCTTTCTTGCATTGAGGCTGGCATTCCGATCCGAAAGACGGATGCGTTGCAGGCAGGGCAGGCGCTAACCGCAGAAATACGTAATACCGCGTGGCGAGAAAGGCTGGGTATTGATGTGCCCGCGATTTCAGAAGAAGAGGCTGCCCGTCGGCTTGTCAGGCTTGCTGAATCGCATGTCTTTACCCTCTTTGAATACTACCTGACCGACAAAGCCGGCCACAGCCAGTCAATGGACCAAGCCACTGACATTTTGCTCATCCTGAATGCTTTTTTTGAAGGACTCATTGCGCATTTAAACCCGGAAAACACGCTATTGGTAATTACCAGCGATCATGGTAACCTGGAAGATCTGTCTACCAAATCGCACACCTTCAATCCAGTCCCCCTGATCGCCTTTGGGCGCGGCGCCAGTCACTTTAACTCTGCAACATCCCTCATGGATGTAACCCCGACAATTCTGGAAACGCTTCAATCCGAAAACCGTACATAA
- a CDS encoding patatin-like phospholipase family protein, with protein sequence MREVIKNRLQDLLGIGEKAKEDVGLVLSGGGARAAYQAGVLNYIADAFPGDHFSIMKGVSAGAINTGYLANHNGSFKDAAGVMVESWQQLTLDHVFTTESTFDFFRRLLKNRDGASYEERITSSMAHQRGLLDPGPLREFLCEKFQTDASGSLTGVTENVASGKIKAFAVTSTNYMTGQTTTFVQGADIEQWVRPSRVGVATQITVDHIMASAALPLIFPAVLIDGAWHGDGGVRLTNPLSPAITMGADRIMVISTRYDRSQAEADRPTISGYPPAAQIIGILMNAIFLDAVDQDSENLQRINDLIQQIPDRSRNGLRPVKLLMIRPSIDIGKLAGKYKPQFSGALGLFTMGIGSSETKSPDWLSMLLFQKEYMDDLIDIGYNDAAHQHDEIESFLEEANNVGQADNRS encoded by the coding sequence ATGAGAGAAGTAATCAAAAACAGACTTCAGGATTTGTTGGGGATTGGTGAGAAAGCAAAAGAGGATGTTGGGCTCGTATTGAGCGGCGGAGGGGCAAGGGCTGCCTACCAGGCTGGTGTACTGAATTATATTGCAGATGCGTTTCCCGGTGATCATTTTAGTATCATGAAAGGCGTTTCCGCCGGTGCAATCAATACCGGTTATTTGGCCAATCACAACGGTTCGTTCAAAGATGCGGCGGGCGTAATGGTGGAGAGTTGGCAGCAGCTGACGCTGGATCATGTGTTTACTACGGAGTCTACCTTTGATTTTTTTCGGCGCCTGCTCAAAAATCGAGATGGCGCGAGTTATGAAGAGCGCATTACGTCCTCTATGGCGCATCAGCGTGGGTTACTCGATCCTGGTCCGCTCAGAGAATTTCTATGTGAGAAGTTTCAAACAGATGCATCGGGTAGCCTGACGGGTGTGACGGAAAACGTGGCTTCTGGTAAAATCAAAGCATTTGCAGTGACCAGTACCAACTATATGACTGGGCAGACGACCACGTTTGTTCAGGGGGCAGACATCGAACAGTGGGTGCGGCCGAGTCGTGTTGGGGTAGCAACCCAGATTACGGTCGACCACATTATGGCATCAGCTGCCTTGCCGTTAATTTTTCCGGCTGTTTTGATTGACGGTGCCTGGCATGGCGACGGTGGGGTGCGGTTAACAAATCCGCTTTCGCCGGCCATTACGATGGGTGCAGACCGGATCATGGTAATTTCAACGCGCTACGACAGGAGCCAGGCAGAGGCCGATCGGCCAACAATTTCAGGATATCCACCGGCGGCCCAGATTATTGGTATTCTGATGAACGCCATTTTTCTGGATGCTGTTGACCAGGATTCAGAAAACCTGCAAAGAATAAACGACCTGATCCAGCAAATTCCAGACAGAAGCCGCAATGGATTGCGCCCGGTAAAGTTGCTAATGATCAGGCCGTCGATTGATATAGGTAAATTAGCTGGGAAATATAAACCACAATTCTCCGGTGCCCTCGGATTATTTACTATGGGCATCGGGTCTAGTGAAACTAAGAGTCCCGACTGGCTCAGTATGCTGCTCTTTCAAAAAGAATATATGGATGATCTCATCGACATCGGATACAACGATGCTGCACATCAACACGATGAAATCGAGTCTTTTCTAGAAGAAGCTAACAATGTGGGTCAGGCAGATAATCGCTCGTAA